The stretch of DNA tattggaggctgtgctggaagaaggtgctacgtatgaccatgttcttggaggcagcgaagtcgataagtcttaggccgttttcgttggttcgctgatgggcgctgaacctaccaattaccggtctgaattcctcctcatggccgacctgagcgttcaaatcaccgatgacgattttgatgtcgtgttttgggcagcgatcgtattcacgctctagctgcgcgtagaattcttctttatcgtcatcggtgctagctagatgggggctgtggacgttgataatgctgatattgaagaagtggcctctcatcctcaatctgcacattctttcattgatcggccaccaaccaatcacccgtttttgcatctcccccatcacgatgaaagctgtacccagctcgtgtgtgttgccgcagctctgatagatggtatatccaccatggaacgatcgcaccatcgaacctttccagaaCACCttctgcagcgctacgatgttgaaattgcgggctcttaatatttccgaaagaattcgggtactcgcaagaaaattgagagacttgcagtttcatgttccgagtttccaatctctagtccgtgttctttgcgtgggtctagcccgattgtcctgtctcgaatttctttgtgaattttcctgtgcgttttatttttacgaatggctgcaccaaccccctgtctcgccagaggaccgtcgtgcacagctctttttagagtccccgctggcacgaagacagtgatcagccgcccctaacatggggatcagacgctgttttaagccgcacctccatggtgaacagacgctcggatagggccccttccctgtcagcctacgaccaagatcccaccggggttggttacccgatcttcactatggttactcgtaccccagccggcaccacggggaggtagggataggagttactggacaggaagctaaggaccacgaatggggtctattttatgcctgcaggtacgcgaagtaccgatggtacgcttagtccagtcatttaccaatCATTAGTGAATatgaacaataaataaataattttacttaaaaaaataatttttggattatttatgtatttttttttcgaaaatgaaagtgGAAATCTTTTCATgtacattcgtttagccgcacttgaaaaaaaaacttgaaacacttacaaaataactaggaatgttctttttatcgggatacttatttgctgtagtgataaaatatttaagtcacttttaggCCAGGCGCAagttgagacgcgtatagcgcgagtaacttgccgcgatatagcgcctgtttttgtggctaatgaaaacagatagaacggcgcaaattggccagatgatgCGAGATTGTGGAACGCTCGTGAGACACGGCTCGCGTGACGCTGtagctgaaccacagtttctcgtgctggtcgtaccggtcggatgattgtgttagtaaataaatatatcgcgcaaaactgtgtgaatcagacattgtatgcgagtggcacgttatttacaccaaactgcgactgaatatgcgctccaccacgctacgtttgtgggacgtatgagtcgtgttggtggtctcgtgttcgtttacgagcgctatacgcttctcaatttgcgccttgccttattgaaaggacgtgcgtcacaatcacacacacacaaggcggcatcggtggatataaacattcaaacgtcgttttttcccgagacatacgctTAGCggaagaagttggtcagattagtgatttacgaagaatttaaaggaatggctaaaggtattctattgacggaagaggggcggaaaataataaagatattcagtgaacaaaacttttctaatcgctcgatcgtaacaaaaatttgtctatctgagaaagtggtacggaatttctttaaatagtgccataaatatgggatataaagatcaacaaatgggaacaccaaagttactttgcgtcttaaaggtcgaataagacacgaaacaaccaggaaacgatgtcctgctcatacattaaggcagaatcgtttgttccagtaacgaagaggtaaattgcgcgcatcttgaatgagtcaccaaacatcatgtggaagaaacctcaagggaagccgaaaatgaccgccacccataagcagaaccatctcattttcgcccagcaatacatggaatggaaactagaaaggagaaatgttgtattttccggcgaaaaaagttcaatttggatggtccggactgttacagttgctattggtacaattaaAGTCAACGGCATGCCGTGAGATCGAAGTGAAACTTAGGGGGCGGAagttgacagtgtggggagccattTCCTATCagagcaagcttctcatttgtttcattttcacccgaatgaactccgaaaagtatcttcaattactggaggacgttttgattggccatattgaaaataacgctaccgaggatgtcgttttttcagcaggattatgcatagatccacgtttccaagcaatcgaaggcatggtttgccgagaaggacattccgctttttgaatgacctgctggcagtcgattgcaatcccatagagaacctatgaaGAATcatggccgagatggtctatgcaaacggatgacaatttgacaacatttccagtctcaaggcagtaattcaggaatgttgggctataatcaatatggcaacactttcaGACagctgactcgatgccaaatcgagttttcaaagtgatccgaaatggaggtgcatactaaatattagctaccgattgaactcgaaatttgccgcacaaattttcttttattgaaaaattaggatgcggctaaacgaatgtccaccatgattccacatatttgaattacatagaaaacaaaaagtgaatttatactttttttagaatgaattcgatgaaaataaacaataatcgtcttttacgagaaaaactgtacaaagaatagacttatttttaaaaatattgaggaaaaatagggtgcggctaaacgaatgtctaccactgtatttttcattacttttataaattttcacatGTTCATGCTTAGAATCTAGAACAGCTACTCTTTTATTTAGTCCGCTCATACTGTAAGAACACAATACTATGATTTACACAACAGAGTTGAAAAACGAGGCATGTTATCTTCCGTTTGATAAggctacacccaggttttttatgcgttttttttgctcggttttttttacgaggttttttacgACGTTACGGATTTCCCAGTTGAtgcggtttttttacgtggattttccaattaacgcggattttccatttaacgggtttttttacgcggtacacatctctccctcagctcacatttttctctcatgCTCCCTCATAGCATAtcacggtaattagtgcttgtaacggaggtTAGCGCTTaatgccgcaccttatcacgattcttacgtggattttaggttttgggtaacggggagctcgccgggcggtacaacggaacggggtttttacgggcagcgattcgtgaatgtcttttcctgcatcggcagaagagtgtacaaactactagggaatcttctagcaacagcagataaTTCGTGAGGAAAAACGAActtagctaccagtaaccaacgaaattgcaggaaaaaaccacgggttttcggaagcgagcaacacttcCGTTATACATAAgaatagtcccatttgatatctatcattaggtgacatggttttttttacgtggattttccaattatttttacggttatttttacgcagatttttggattgacgcggttttttacacggattttccaattgACGCGGTTTTTTCTACGaggtatcccccgcgtaaaaaaaaacctgggtgtatttgtATAGTTCCCTTTTGTTTCTTCTAATGGCTCCAAccagatttgtttttttgtcgatAATTTTGTCGCGAGTGACATTCTAGGGAAAATTGGTCGTGATATTTCTTGAACATCTTGTAAATGGCTTGACAGAACAACGTGTTCACTGAGAAACATTGATGATATTTCTCTAAATAAGAAACACCATTCAAAACATTCATTTCAATTGTATGCCAAGTTTATTGAGTTTATTGGGCATATACTGTGAAAATCTGCATTTGGTTTTTGTGGAAAATGATTGCTCGTCAATTGTAATATTTTGCCCTGGCTGATAGCAAGCTGGACTATTCTCAATATTCTCAAAGCTCCACAAGCATATAAAATCCCAATAAAGGTACATATTTCAGATAATTCTGTTGTTCAGTCATTCCTCAAAATTCAGCAGTctacatttgtgcgttttttatATGCTTGATAATATTGTTATCTATTATCAACGAGATGAGACCATCTTCCATAATTTTTCTTCAGTGTCAAATGTTTCACTTTGAATACAAACTGCCTCATCTCCACACAATAGTTCAGAAAAATTATTGCATCTGATTCTATAGTACATGGAAGCACTCTTCACTTATGTTCGTTTACTTTtccaataactcatttttattcaacaccAACTTCCTGCACTTAGGCCTCAAAagaactaataaacaacaataaaataaaacaacttGTTTGAACAAGTATTACTGCACAAAAATTCGAGTAACAATTACTACTTTAGATTTTTGAGAAACTGCAACTTATCAATACGCCCAAAGTGACAATTTATCATGTACTTGTATGTTATCATGTGACgataatcgaaaaaaataaattaaaactgCCTTCCAATACAAATTTACTGAATTCAGTAATAAAAGCcattttattatttgaaatTCCTCAAGCAGCCAAAATGACTGCTTTTGGGCTATATAGGTATAACACACATATATCTTCGGAAATGAAGGAGGGGGGAGATAACTACAATTATCAATAAACACTgttatatgttgtgtaaaaagtcACAACATTCTAAGAAACTGTGCCATTATATACATAACAgcttttttaattgaaattgaaaagcagtAAAAATGACTTGCTTGGGCAATCTAGTGTCAAGAGCATGAGCTTAAGCTTAAGGCCTATGttacattaggcggattcgccgccgcggattccaagagtaaaaccgcagcggagtggatctacagtgtattgtgaatgagccatgtcacacagagcggaGTGGTTTTGGAAGCGATTTCAAATCCGCGGCGGAGGCTCGATGAAATGAAGCTCCGCGGCGGTTTTCATTGCGGAGTGTATATGAGTGTTCGTGTATTATGCATCAATATTGTCAAACGCACACACTTGAACTCTACTGTCATTTTTCAACAACAAATAACACGATCCCGTTATTTACTCGCAGGAGTATAatagtataaagggtgtgtcacatcaaattgcatcacggaaaaaacgctgtagaaatttaatttttaggaattatatcttcagccttcgcttataatcagataagagtgtatagatcacgttggccatgcttcactgtcaatttttcgtaaatttggaaaaatgtcgtcgaacgaaaaagagcgttttgaattaatcctgcgcactcatttccagaatccggagttgtcacatcgggacatcggtaagatgctgggaatcgtccaatccacggtcagcagagtactaaaacgatacttcgagaacctaaccatcgaccggaaggtgaagaacggcaaaaatagatgctccgtcagtgaaaaagatcacaagcgcgtagttaagcagtttagacatgatccgagaagttcggtccgggatgtcgctaataagctgaatttgtcaagttcattcgtccagcggaccaagcagcgggagggcctgcgtacatacaaggttcagaaggcttctaaccgcgacgaaaggcaaaacatggtggggaagacgcgagcccggaagctgtacaccgaaatgctgacgaagccgcattgcctggtaatggacgacgaaacctacgtcaaagcggactttcgtcagctgccgggcctgttgttcttctccgcagaggacaaattcagcgttccggaggagattcgcaagcagaaactatccaagtttgccaaaaagttctgctcttgcggaaagcggagcgcccccttcgtgatgaccggcatggtaaacgggcaggtttaccttaaggagtgcctacagaagcgcttactaccactattgaagcagcacgagggcccgaccatcttctggacggatctcgcttcgtgccactattcaaaggacgtgttggagtggtacgaagccaacggggtcaccttcgtgccaaaggaaatgaacccgcccaacgcgccagagcttcgcctaatagaggcatattgggcgattatgaagcagaccctccagaagaacccaaaagttgtcaaatcggaggcggacttcaagagaaaatggatttctgttcaaaaaaaaactacaacctgacgttgtacagaacctcatggacggggtaaagaggaaggtgcgagcatacgggcttgggcttgaagtatgaataaaaagaaaatgccaaaagttgtttaatagtttttattttaccgtctaaaattttcaaaaggatcggtttactgggcgaatttctacagcgttttttccgtgatgcaatttgatgtgacacaccctttaatagagTAACGATTTTCAAGAAATAAATGATTCGGTAAGTCTATATAacttaattaatttaatataaCGTATATTGTTGACTATTTTTTGTTCCAGCACCTCAAAGCacactcaaaaacaaaacaaatgaaactgaCAGTTCTCTGGTAGAATAATGAAACCGCCTGTGGAATCGCAGTGTGTGTCAGCTGAAAAAAACCGCCATGATATCCGCGGCAGCGAATCCGCCttatgtgacatcagcctaaggTAGACTGtatcaattgacgaatttacgcaaagctgaatcagctcatgcgacatctacattagagctcagaaccacaaaagtgagggtgtttgtatatggtaagaaagtaggagttttgtatatttacaatggtttcaacacacgatttgaccaaagtcatagataatcttcgaaaattttatgtttgataaatttgaacgagtttcataccaaaaaaacaaaacatcctcattttactcgctgcgccatctggttgtaaatctaacgtaaattcgtcaatacggATATAGCCaatcagatagtcagctgactatccttagttgactatgactatgcagagccctgctgCCAACAAATGAGCAGGCTATTGAGCATCTGTTCACTTGAATATCCTTCTACGTCGTGTATATGAACACATTCATTTCGTCAAAGGGTCAATACCATTTCGCGTTTACAGAATCATATCACCCACCGCTTTTGCCCCTTTTTACGGACGATTATTCTTCCCATAATAATCGCAGAGGACCcatgctatagaggcgacccgcCTGACCATGAATACCAATTACTTCCCTTCCCCTGATCGGCGTCGTTGTTGACTAGTTTTTGCACAGtttctctttcaaatgaatTGTTGCATTTCTTTCTTGAGCAAAACGACTTTTTATGAATTactaaagtaatttttttttattataaacaatttcaaaaacTAGTCCTCTGTATAGCTCGAAGACACCCATCAATAATGCTTCTAATGCATAACACTGGTTTTTCCTTTTCACATTTATACCATCATAACATTTATTGGAAACAATCATTTTACGCGTCGAACATTATATTTATATCCCGCTCTCAATTTGGCATTCAATATGtatgtatatataaatatatatacctCTCTAGAGGTTTTATCACCTGCTAAAAGTTTACTGAACTATACTATCTCAATTGTACCGACTACGCACTTTTGCTGACTTTGCTTGTATTCTTGGTTTATTCTTTCACTTGTATCACACATATAATTAATATAATCACATGTACTACCTATTTTCTACCGGACGAACAGAGGGAGGATCAAGGCCCAAACCTCGGAACAGTTGGGGTTCTACACTCACTAGATCTCGGGACCGGTGAATACATTTGGAGTACGACAAGAGACTCACACGATTCTTACTTAGATCGATAGGCCCTGCTCGAGCTACTAACTTCCCTGGATTGCGACGCCGTTGTGGTCACAGAAGCCGACGCAATTATTGTTTCCCGCTTGGAGTACTGATAAGATTTCAGTTCACTCTTTTTCCAGAAGGAAAAATCGACAACGTCATCCATACTGTCGGGCCGATTGAGATCATTCGACTCGAGCCATTCCCATACTTTTTTACGCACCGCCTCCTGGTCTATCCCAGCAGTCGGCATTGGCTCGGGGGTCAAACCTCCGAAGCTGGTCATCCTTCGAGCCCGTAGTCGCCCATCGAACGAATTCCGGCTTTCTCGATGGTTAATGTACCTTATTGAGTCTTGGTCGGAAGATGCTTGCTGTTGGGTATTGCTGGCGATATTTGAGGTTGATTTTGATGCTGTAATCTTGTTGTCCAACCATTTATTTTTCATGTACTTCATAATATCACTCACTTTGGCCCGATCTTCCTCGGTGTGGTCGAAAATTCGCCGGAATGCACGCAGCAATCGAGGTGTGAACCTTCGGAAATTATCCGGAATCTTTGTGGTTTCTCGTTTCTGGTACTTCATAAAGGCAGCGTATTTCGGGTCTCGCACCCAATCGGCTGACTTCCAGGGAGTAGAACCTATCAAACAAACGTACAGGACGATTCCAAACTGCCACGAATCAGAAGATGCCTTGCAGATGAACCGCTCATTTTTCACAACCTCTAATACTTCTGGTGGTAGGAATGACATCCACGTTTTACTGTTCTTACTGACTAGCATTCCCTCGCGGGTGGTTGCTCCGAAATCGCACAGCTTTACGCGAGAAAAGTCCGGCGTGAATACTAGGATATTTTCGAGCTTAAGATCACGGTGCACTAGACCCTTCAGATGCATAAACCCTAGCGCAGAACTGAGCTGTTCGGCTATTTTCTTGCAGCTCGATTCTTGCAATCCGTTGGCGCCAACATTAGCTGCCAGATCCCCGAAGGGTGCATGTTCCTGTGCATAGATGTAGTACTCCTTCGTTTGGAACATAACCTGATAACAGCTGAGAATGTTCGGATGATGGCTGAGCTGGTAATTGTAGTGAAACTCTTTGATGAACTCTTTCAGCGTCGTCAGTTCGGTATGTATTGCTTTGAGCACAACAGTGGTCCCGGTTGGTCGGTGATCGGCTAGGAACACCTTGGCGAAGCAGCCCTCCGCTATCGTCTTCTCGATATCGTATTCATCGCTTATGTTCATGAAGGCGATATCCATGTCGGGTATCCGATGCAGCAGGCTGGTCGTGTTCGACAGCCTTCGGTAATTACTATTTATTGATTTGTACAAGTTGGTGATGATCGAGGTGTCGGATTTACTCTCGGAAAGCTTCATCGCGACGGCTTTCGGTATATTTCTCATCTGGAAAGTGAAAGAAAGAAAACCTGTGTGAGCCTGGTGGAAATGTGACACATTAAAGTAAGCAATAGAGTAACATTTACATCAAATACAACAGGCGATTTTAAATAGACGAACCTTTCGAATTGGTTGCCGCTGTTTTACATGCcaagaatatttcaagtattttCTACTTCCGGACAATCCAGTATTAGctgcaaaaaattattcaaaaaaataaaggatAACCTTCCTCTCTGACCACCTTGCATATTAAATGGCCGAGATTTCCGTAAACATCCATGTCCTAGCCATTGTATGCCTTGTTACCATTAATTACCACCCGTAAACATTCTTGTTGGATAATTCGCTGTAAAGAAATGTGATATTCTCTTCACATTTGTAGACCGCAAAATAGTACAGAACATAGTTATTCTGCAGTTGTTGCTATAAGtcaatgttttatttattttgttgttaacTAACGGGAAAAGGCTACAACATTTTAAAAACGATGAAAAAGGTGTACTGAAACTAAGTAGATTGAGattttaaaaaaaggaaaaattaatTCATTAAATAGGCCGAAAACATTTCGCTTCGCACGGCTTACAAACAATCATTATGTTATCGATTTTCCACGGTTATCAACCCTCCAAAACGAATTCTGATAACTTGACGATAAAACCCAATCAAAATATCCCATCTCGGATATAATTATTTCGCCACCCCCTCCCTCCTCCTGATTGATCCGCGAGAACAGTTTTATTTGTGTCCTACCGAGAATAAAGTGCCGAGTGGCTGCACAAACTGCTCTTCTATTTATAGCCAATTTTATTTCCGAGACCCGGAAAACGTGATGCTTACTGGCACATACAATATTGAATTTCGTTCGTTAGTCGAGATAAGAACACCCGCAGCTGAGTCGATCCACCGATGTGAGGCAACATGGGGCGAATGGGATCATATATACGTTGGATTATATGTTATCAACTGACTTCATGTGTGTATTAGATGGTATAACCGTGGACCGCCCATATGCAATTAGATTCTTCTGTACCTACGGGTTCACAACAAGGCTGGATTTTTCTGGACCCTAGTAAACATTACAGAGGGAAAAATTTTATCGTTTACCTATTGGTGTTAATATATATTAGTATGGTCGGTACAAAATTATGCCGAAGCTAAATTCCAATTAATAGCTGAATATCGTTGGAGTGTTCGTTCAAGCGTAGCCCGAATGGTTCAGAGTAAGAAGAATCATATAAAACCCAGGTCTCTCGGATCGAGATATCGTGAGAAAATACGGTGCCAACCATAGTACTGTCCGAAGAAATCGTCTGTGTGGAGGAACGTGTTAAGCAGTGCCTAGTGGCCATAATACGCGTTCCGAAGTTGTACAACCCGGTTCCGACAAAGTACCAAGAATGCTAGCTCGATGACGACGAACCATGCGTGAAGGGTGCTTTTGGACAGCTCACAAGGTAACAATTCTATCTGGCTACAGAACAAGCTCCCTTCAAGTTTAAGTTTGCTTtcgctgataaaaaaaatcctcgcATACGATGTTGTCTCATATTCCAAAcattctcaaattccgaacacttcatttttaaatgtaaattttctaaactttataaataattgaataatgaaaaccctgacATACTTTGgtgtataggcttcattttaacatcagttacagc from Toxorhynchites rutilus septentrionalis strain SRP chromosome 3, ASM2978413v1, whole genome shotgun sequence encodes:
- the LOC129779191 gene encoding serine/threonine-protein kinase meng-po isoform X2, producing MRNIPKAVAMKLSESKSDTSIITNLYKSINSNYRRLSNTTSLLHRIPDMDIAFMNISDEYDIEKTIAEGCFAKVFLADHRPTGTTVVLKAIHTELTTLKEFIKEFHYNYQLSHHPNILSCYQVMFQTKEYYIYAQEHAPFGDLAANVGANGLQESSCKKIAEQLSSALGFMHLKGLVHRDLKLENILVFTPDFSRVKLCDFGATTREGMLVSKNSKTWMSFLPPEVLEVVKNERFICKASSDSWQFGIVLYVCLIGSTPWKSADWVRDPKYAAFMKYQKRETTKIPDNFRRFTPRLLRAFRRIFDHTEEDRAKVSDIMKYMKNKWLDNKITASKSTSNIASNTQQQASSDQDSIRYINHRESRNSFDGRLRARRMTSFGGLTPEPMPTAGIDQEAVRKKVWEWLESNDLNRPDSMDDVVDFSFWKKSELKSYQYSKRETIIASASVTTTASQSREVSSSSRAYRSK
- the LOC129779191 gene encoding serine/threonine-protein kinase meng-po isoform X1, which codes for MFSGVRFACGFSRFYRANTGLSGSRKYLKYSWHVKQRQPIRKMRNIPKAVAMKLSESKSDTSIITNLYKSINSNYRRLSNTTSLLHRIPDMDIAFMNISDEYDIEKTIAEGCFAKVFLADHRPTGTTVVLKAIHTELTTLKEFIKEFHYNYQLSHHPNILSCYQVMFQTKEYYIYAQEHAPFGDLAANVGANGLQESSCKKIAEQLSSALGFMHLKGLVHRDLKLENILVFTPDFSRVKLCDFGATTREGMLVSKNSKTWMSFLPPEVLEVVKNERFICKASSDSWQFGIVLYVCLIGSTPWKSADWVRDPKYAAFMKYQKRETTKIPDNFRRFTPRLLRAFRRIFDHTEEDRAKVSDIMKYMKNKWLDNKITASKSTSNIASNTQQQASSDQDSIRYINHRESRNSFDGRLRARRMTSFGGLTPEPMPTAGIDQEAVRKKVWEWLESNDLNRPDSMDDVVDFSFWKKSELKSYQYSKRETIIASASVTTTASQSREVSSSSRAYRSK